GGATTTTTCCCGGGGCGTCGGCCAGTCGCTCGAGGTCCGCACGGGTTCGGTTGAGGTTCACCTGCAGGCACAACCCCATCCCACCCTCGTGGGAACGGACGAGCGATTCGTAAGCATCGAGGGTTACGTCCGTTGTCGTGTAATCTTCCATATCGACCCAGACGAAGACGTCGTTGTCCGCACCGGTCTGGGCGATCTCCTCGAGATTTTTCTTGAAGACGTCATCGCCCACGTCGAGGCCGACCTGTGACGGTTTGACCGAGACGCACGCCTCGAGGTCACGCTCGTCGATGTATTCGATCAACTCGAGGTATTCGGCCGTGTCCTCGGCTGCCTCGGCAGGGTCGTCGTAGTGTTCACCGAGCAGGTTACAGATGCCGGCGACGCCTTTCCCGTTGAGCCGTTCGACGTGTGCGAGGGCCTCGGTAGCTGATTCACCTGCGACGAAGTTACTGGCGACCGGCGGTATCATTGGCTACGTAAGTAGCGGTAGAGAACCCGTATAAACGCTACCCCGACCAAAACTTGTGGCGGTAATTTCGGAGGAATAAATGCGTCATTCTCACAACGAGCGAGGTGAGTCGACGGGTTCGGGGTTGAGAAGTTTGGCTTCGGCTTTTCGCAGGTGCTCGAGCAGCGTCGTCTTCGCGATGCCCGCTGCATCGGCAAGTTCCCGAGTCGTGCATTCTCGAGGCCAGGTATAATAGCCCTGCTCGCAGGCGAGTTCGTAGATTTCGCGTTGGCGCTCTGAGAGCGCATCGACACGGCGTGGCACGTCCTGTGTGCGGGTTTCGTGTGAGTAAATCTTTGTCACGGAGATGTCGGCGTCGTACTCCTCGCGGATGACGTTGAGTCTGTCGTGGAGTTCGTCTCTGTTTGCCTGTTCGACGAACACAGACCAGTACTCGAGGCCATCCCGGACGCGAACGGGTGCATCCTGAATGAATCCCTGGCCGAGCAGCCCGTCGCTGATCGTATTGCTCGGGTCGTATTCGACGAACAATTCTT
The DNA window shown above is from Natronosalvus amylolyticus and carries:
- a CDS encoding proline dehydrogenase family protein — encoded protein: MIPPVASNFVAGESATEALAHVERLNGKGVAGICNLLGEHYDDPAEAAEDTAEYLELIEYIDERDLEACVSVKPSQVGLDVGDDVFKKNLEEIAQTGADNDVFVWVDMEDYTTTDVTLDAYESLVRSHEGGMGLCLQVNLNRTRADLERLADAPGKIRLVKGAYNEPKDVSIREKSRIDDRYRELLEYMFEHFDDGIAVGSHDPAMIAHARRLHEEYGTPYEVQMLMGVRDERQYELAAEGVTVYQYIPYGNKWLSYFYRRLRERKGNVLFALRAVFS
- a CDS encoding helix-turn-helix domain-containing protein codes for the protein METLDEQGSKSARLTLEIWHPDCWTLEVTEGEDTGLIAHTVSNGTDGRVKGHFTAYGESAAAVESLVEATRQSPLTSSVSEMQRRYEFEHHGLTSGYTTKELFVEYDPSNTISDGLLGQGFIQDAPVRVRDGLEYWSVFVEQANRDELHDRLNVIREEYDADISVTKIYSHETRTQDVPRRVDALSERQREIYELACEQGYYTWPRECTTRELADAAGIAKTTLLEHLRKAEAKLLNPEPVDSPRSL